The nucleotide window CAATTGTCTTTTGAGTTTTTACAATAACGTATCCTGTCATGAAGCCTACTTGGTCTTCCCTGCCAAAACTCGAATTCAATCGGCTTTACAATATAGCCCCCCCAATGTTCTGGTCTGGGAATATGGCTATCTGAAAATCGATCTTCAAGAGACTTCATATTTTCAACTAGCACTTGGGCATTTTCAATAACCTCACTCTGGTTAGATGCCCATGCCCCTAGCCTACTTTCCCTAGGTCGGGACTGGAAATAAGCTTCACTCAATTCAGGGTCTATTTTCTCAGCCGTTCCTTTAATTATTATTTGGCGTTCCGCCTTATCCCAAAAAAATGAAAGACCAACATTTGGGTTCAATTCAATATCCTGGCCTTTACTGCTATTATAATTTGTATAGAATATAAATCCTTCCTTATTAATACTTTTCAATAAGACAACTCTACCTTTAGGAAAACCATCTGTGCCAATTGTGCTTAAGGTCATTGCGTTTGCCTCTACCTCCGGGAAAATATTATCAATTTCACGAAACCATTTCTGAAATTGCTTGAAAGGATTATTATCGACATCCGATTCATTTAGTTCAAATTTGTCATAAGACTTTCTATAGTTACTTAAATCTTCAGTCATATTGTAATTATTGAATTATTCAAATGTAAATTTTTTACCATCAGCCGCCAATTCAATAGGCCTGAAAATGGTTTCAGCTTCTTCCCTAAATAAATTTAAATCGTCATACCTTGTAGAGAAGTGACCAAGGATCAATAATCTAACATCAGCCATTTTAGCTATATAAGCTGCGTGCTTTGCGGTTGAGTGACCTGTCGGTTCAGCTAATCGTTCGTGTTTATCTAAAAAAGTGGATTCATGATATAAAACTGTTGAATTCTTAATTATCGGAACGATGGATTCATCAAAAAACGTATCACTGCAGTACGCATAACTTTTAGGTGATTTAGAAGCTAAAGTGACTTCATCATTTTTTACCAAAATACCATCTTCATTAATTACATCGAACCCTTGCTTTAATTTTCTATAATAAGCCACATCCACCTTTGCTTTTTTTGCCTCCTCCGGAAGAAGTATACGCTCCCCAGGTTTTTCAGAAAACAAAAATCCATTGGTATAAATTCTATGGTTTAAAGGTATAGTGCGTACAGTAACTTGCTCATCATCTAAAATAATTTCAGAGTTTACAGAGGTGAGTTCATGAAATACCAAATCAAACGTTGAATATGAATTTGATAATTTCAATTGAAGTTCAATAATTTCACGCAAGCCCTTAGGTCCATAAATATGCAGCTCCTGTTGTCGGCCAAGAAGTTGAAAAGTAGATAATAAGCCAATTAAACCAAAATAATGGTCGCCGTGCA belongs to Aegicerativicinus sediminis and includes:
- a CDS encoding ribonuclease Z, giving the protein MNLTILGCHSATPRVDTNPTAQILEIRNHNFLIDCGEGTQVQLRNNRIKFSRIKHIFISHLHGDHYFGLIGLLSTFQLLGRQQELHIYGPKGLREIIELQLKLSNSYSTFDLVFHELTSVNSEIILDDEQVTVRTIPLNHRIYTNGFLFSEKPGERILLPEEAKKAKVDVAYYRKLKQGFDVINEDGILVKNDEVTLASKSPKSYAYCSDTFFDESIVPIIKNSTVLYHESTFLDKHERLAEPTGHSTAKHAAYIAKMADVRLLILGHFSTRYDDLNLFREEAETIFRPIELAADGKKFTFE
- the pdxH gene encoding pyridoxamine 5'-phosphate oxidase, producing the protein MTEDLSNYRKSYDKFELNESDVDNNPFKQFQKWFREIDNIFPEVEANAMTLSTIGTDGFPKGRVVLLKSINKEGFIFYTNYNSSKGQDIELNPNVGLSFFWDKAERQIIIKGTAEKIDPELSEAYFQSRPRESRLGAWASNQSEVIENAQVLVENMKSLEDRFSDSHIPRPEHWGGYIVKPIEFEFWQGRPSRLHDRIRYCKNSKDNWIIERLAP